A window of Sinomonas terrae contains these coding sequences:
- a CDS encoding HAD-IIA family hydrolase: protein MTSTAPGRLAPAPLRSYAGYLFDLDGTIYLGDSLLPGAHELVTGLRRSGRETLFLSNNPTRDPQMYADKLTRLGLPTPLDRIVNPVVTMVAWLLAEAPGATVFVIGEEPLIRAIRAAGIRTTEDPRETDIVIASYDRSFDYRKLQIAFDALWQYRRARLVATNPDAYCPMPEGRGEPDAAAVIAAIEASTGVRCEANVGKPAPLMLRTALDVLGLPGAECLMVGDRLHTDIAMAADAGIDSALVLTGESTEEMAAQLPPERRPTFILPRIDALLQPLED from the coding sequence ATGACCAGCACAGCCCCGGGCCGGCTCGCCCCCGCGCCGCTGCGGTCCTACGCCGGATACCTCTTCGACCTCGACGGCACGATCTACCTCGGGGACAGCCTCCTCCCCGGAGCCCATGAACTCGTCACGGGACTGCGCCGGTCGGGCCGGGAAACCCTGTTCCTGTCGAACAACCCCACACGGGACCCGCAGATGTACGCAGACAAGCTCACCCGGCTCGGCCTGCCCACGCCCTTGGACCGCATCGTGAACCCGGTGGTGACGATGGTCGCCTGGCTGCTCGCAGAGGCCCCAGGGGCAACTGTCTTCGTCATCGGCGAAGAGCCGCTCATCAGGGCGATCCGGGCCGCCGGCATCCGCACCACCGAGGACCCCCGCGAGACCGACATCGTGATCGCCAGCTACGACCGCAGCTTCGACTACCGCAAGCTGCAGATCGCCTTCGACGCGCTCTGGCAGTACCGGCGGGCGAGGCTGGTGGCGACGAATCCCGACGCCTACTGCCCCATGCCGGAGGGCCGCGGGGAACCCGACGCGGCAGCAGTCATAGCAGCGATCGAGGCCAGCACAGGCGTCAGATGCGAGGCGAACGTGGGCAAACCCGCCCCCCTCATGCTGCGGACGGCCCTGGACGTCCTGGGACTGCCCGGCGCGGAATGCCTCATGGTAGGGGACCGGCTGCACACCGACATCGCCATGGCAGCCGACGCGGGCATCGACTCGGCCCTCGTCCTGACCGGGGAGAGCACCGAGGAAATGGCAGCCCAGCTGCCGCCCGAGCGGAGACCGACCTTCATCCTCCCCAGGATCGACGCCCTGCTGCAGCCCCTCGAGGACTAG
- a CDS encoding thiamine pyrophosphate-dependent dehydrogenase E1 component subunit alpha, with product MDLSAETLLEMQRRMLRIRRFDERASLMVKRGHIPGTVHTSIGQEAQVVGACMALGDGDYMSGNHRSHGHPIGKGSPLGPLMAELVGKATGVCGGKGGSLHLADFAVGSLGESGIVGSSIPIATGAGLSSKVLGNGRVSLAFFGDGAANQGCLYEAMNLAGVWDLPVVFLCENNQYALSTPAHTVTSGVIAERAAGFGIPGVRVEDGQDVLAVYEAAAAAVDRARRGEGPTLVEVITYRFNEHSEGLRLGTDYRDKDEKAAWLERDPIVLFRQRLIADGTATAEQLDELEAAVLREVDEAVEFTDRSPYPDPSVAFKDLYTEPIGVLS from the coding sequence ATGGACCTTTCAGCGGAGACGCTGCTGGAGATGCAGCGGCGGATGCTGCGGATCCGGCGTTTCGACGAGCGGGCCTCGCTCATGGTCAAGCGGGGCCACATCCCCGGCACGGTGCACACTAGCATCGGCCAGGAGGCCCAGGTCGTCGGGGCCTGCATGGCCCTGGGGGACGGCGACTACATGAGCGGGAACCACCGCAGCCACGGGCACCCGATCGGCAAGGGCTCCCCGCTCGGGCCGCTCATGGCAGAGCTCGTGGGCAAGGCGACCGGCGTCTGCGGCGGCAAGGGGGGTTCCCTGCACCTGGCCGACTTCGCCGTCGGGAGCCTGGGGGAGTCGGGCATCGTCGGCTCCTCGATCCCGATCGCCACCGGTGCGGGCCTCTCCAGCAAGGTCCTGGGCAACGGGCGCGTCTCGCTGGCCTTCTTCGGCGACGGGGCCGCCAACCAGGGGTGCCTCTACGAGGCGATGAACCTCGCCGGCGTGTGGGACCTCCCGGTCGTGTTCCTCTGCGAGAACAACCAGTACGCCCTCTCCACCCCTGCCCACACGGTCACCTCGGGCGTGATCGCCGAGCGGGCCGCCGGGTTCGGCATCCCGGGCGTGCGCGTGGAGGACGGGCAGGACGTCCTGGCCGTCTACGAGGCGGCCGCCGCCGCCGTGGACCGCGCCCGCCGCGGCGAGGGCCCCACCCTGGTGGAGGTCATCACGTACCGCTTCAACGAGCACTCGGAGGGCCTTCGGCTCGGGACCGACTACCGGGACAAGGACGAGAAGGCGGCGTGGCTGGAGCGGGACCCGATCGTCCTGTTCCGACAACGGCTGATCGCGGACGGCACCGCGACCGCCGAGCAGCTCGACGAGCTCGAGGCGGCGGTCCTGCGCGAGGTCGACGAGGCGGTCGAGTTCACCGACAGGAGCCCCTACCCCGACCCCAGCGTCGCCTTCAAAGACCTCTACACCGAACCGATCGGAGTCCTGTCATGA